Part of the Vagococcus teuberi genome, CTAGGATAAAACAATTGAGCACCAGTCAGTTGCTTACCTTTAGTACTTCCTGTAAAATGACTCAATTTGGTAGACAATTGCCATCCAGGAGCATTACCACTTAATTCTTGAATAGAAATATTCACATCATTTGAATTAGTTGTTACGATATCTTCTGCTGAAATAGTCGCATCTTTAAATGTAATATCTGATGCCTCTGTCAGTTTTAATGTCTCTGTCGGAGCCACCAAATTAAATGTAGCAGTCGCATCTTGATTAACGGATGCAGCAAACGTCACACTACTTGTCATTAAAGCAATAGCTGACAAGCTTAACCCAAAGAGTATGTTCTTTATATTATGTGATTTCATTCTATCTCCTCCTAAATTATATTGTTGGTCCATCTGTTAAGGTATAAGTCAATGATGATTCATAGTTTCCCGCAAGGTTACCTGCAGGTATGTTTAATTCTAATTTATGAGTTGCATCATACGTTCCCGTCCATTGACCATTTCCTTTTCCAGATACAGATTTTATTAATACTTTATTACTTGGTGTATCTGAAGAGTTAATCCTTAAACCCTTGACGAAAGAATCTTCAAAGCTTTCATCCGTTGAGAGAGTTTCTGGTGTACGCTCAGCAACATCAACTGTTGCACTTGTCGTCAAGGTAATGGCTGGATAAAACAATTGAACTCCTTTTAATACTCGACTATTGGAGGAATCTTTAAATTCGCCTAAAGATACAGAAAGAGACCAACCCGGAGCATCTCCACGAATATCAGTTATGACAAGATTAGGTGATTGTTCTTCTGTTAATGTCATATCTGTAATACCTATTGCCTTAGATCCAAAATTTAAATCAGATGCTTTAGTAATCTCTAACAATGAAACAGAAGGATCGGTATTTTCGATTAAGTTAACTGTCGCTTTTTGTGTCTTAGGTTCCATATCTACTGCTAATACAGTTTCCCCTATGATTAGAGTAGATAAAAGTAAGGTACAACAAAACCATATTTTTTTCATAGTACTTCTCCTAACTTGTAATCTGTTTATTTTACGCCATCAACTAATTGCCAAGTCAATGTTGCTTTATAACCAGTGTTTGCAGTGATACTATTAGTTGGAGCACTAAAAACAATATGTTCATTATCTGTTGCACCAGCTTCTGCTGTATATCTTGCTAACCATGTTCCTCGTCCTGTTCCCTTATCAGCTGATAACAAGGTTTGTACCCCTGTATTACCAGCAGACAAACTAATATCATGTGTCTTAGCAAGGTCAACATCACTACCATTTACAGTATCATTACTTGTAACAGCTTCACCATTTTTAAATGATATAGTAGCACCCGTAATTGGCTTATTCGTATTTTTAGTATCAGTTGGAACAAAATCTCCTAGAGATACATTTAATTTCCAACCTGCTGCAGTGCCTCTTAAATCACTGACTTGATAAAATCTAGGCGTATCATTCTTAACATTGGCTGTCACAGTTTTACTTGTAATCTCAATATCACTACCAAAATCTAAGTTAGATAAATAGTTAATTTGTAAAGCACCAGTTTGTCCAGTTGTATTTCCATCATTTGGATCGGTTGGACCTGGTTTAGTAGGGTCTTTGGGATCAGTTGGGTTAACAGGTTTCACAGGAGTATTTCCTCCTGCAATGGCTTTAATCGTTGCGTTTGATTCAGCATTTTCTCCTTCTGCTGCCATAATGGTTGTACCAAAAGATGCCATAAAAATCGCACTTAAAGAAATCACACTGATTAATTTGACTTGTTTTTTCATTATACTCTCTCCTTTTTATACTCTCTCTTATTCAGCAGTTGGTGCAGCTGGTGAGTCTGATAAGTTCCATGTAAGTGTTGCTTGATATTGACCTGCATAATTATTTCCTGGAACAGATAATTGAATCGGTTTTTTTTCAGTAGTTGATCCATCTGATAATTCTAGTGCTCTCGAATTATAACGTGCTTCCCATAATCCCATACCTTGATCTTTAGCAGCAGACATCAACACTTTTGCCGTACCACCTGCATCAAACGTTTTAGCAAAACTGGTAGGTGCTACACTATGAGAGGCATCTTTGGTTGTATTAGGTGTAATTTCTGGGAAAGATAATTGTGCCCCTTTTAACGTATGTTCAGTATCATCTGATGCAACATTTTGTTCAATAAAATCACCCAATGTTAAGGTTAAATTCCAACCAGCGCCTGTCCCACGACGGTCAGTCACACTATAACCCGGTGTATAGACAGTATCATCTTTTGATATATCTGTATTGTCCACCACACCGATATTAGTAATAGGTGTACCAGTAGATTTAACATATAGCGCATCTCTGGTTGTAGTCGTTGATGTTAATGATATAGCATCAAAATACAAATCCGTTGCACTCGTAATCCCCAGATCTTTTACTGGTAACATTGGGCCAGTAGATGGATATGGGTCTGTACTTGGAGGTGTAATAACGTCAGAACCTGCAGTAATTTGAACATTGGCTGTACCAGCTTTATTAAGACCTTGTGCTTCTTCAGCTACAGTTAATTGGCTAACACTAAAAAGAGTTCCTAAAACTAACAAACTAGATAAATAAATATTTTTTTTCATGTGAATTCTCCTTTTTTATTTTACTGGACTTGCTGATGGGCTATCAGATAATGCCCAAGTAACCGTTCCTTGATACGTCCCAATCATATTACCTGATGGAACAACTAATTGAATATCATCTGCTACGTCCTTCTCTAAACCTGTTGCGTCTTTATTATAAAAAACTTTAAACGTCCCCATGCCTTGACCTTTTTCAGCCGTTATAATTTTTTGAAAACTATTTTTGTTTTCAGCATTTGGTGCGTACTCATTTAGCGTTGGTGTAATACCAGCGTCATCTTGTGCCACAGCATTGTCACTACCTGCTACAACTGATCCATTATTTAATGTGATATAAGCACCTCTTAACGTATTCGTTGTTCCTGGATTAGTCGTTGAATCAGTTAGTTCACTTTGTTTTATTTGTAAATTCCAACCAGCACCTGTTCCTCGTGTATCGGTTACTTGAATGTTTCTTTTGGCAATAGATTCTGCTCCATCATTTTTTAACGAAATTTTTTGTGTTCGTCCACTTAAATTCATGTCTTTAAAATTAAAAACAATGACATTATCAATACTTAGAGGACCACTTTGTCCAGTCTCGCCAGAAGGGGTATCAGGATTTTCTGGTTTTGTTGGCTCTTTAGCACCAGGATTTACCGTAATGGTTGCCTCTGAGTTAATTTGTCCATTTTCTTCGACAGTCACTGCATAGGTTTGTAACCCTGCGACTAATACAGTTGAACTAATTAGTAATGTTCCTAACATTTTTTTCATTTTATATCTTCTCCTTTTGACTAAATTTTTTTTCAATAAAAATAGATTTGATTTCCTTTCTAAAAATAATAAAAAGTAATAAAAAACCTATCATCGATACTCCTATACCTAATGCTTCCCCAGTAGAAGGAAGTCGTGCTCCTGAACTGGGAATGGTGCTTGACGCCTTATTATTTGACGATGAATCGCTATTTCCATTCGTTTCTTTTATAGTTTTTCTAGAAAAACTGATGGTTGCGTGAGAATTCACCTTGGCGCTTGATGATGAAATATCAGATTCTGAAATGATTGTTTCAGATGTACTCTCTTTTGTCTCAGCTGCCACTTGGACTTGATAACCGAATATAACAATCATCGCTAAAGAACATAGATAAAGTAATTTCTTCATTTTCACATCCCTCTCTTTTATTTATGCTAAGGTGAATCTTCCAACGTCCATAAAAGTTCCCCTGAGTAACTACCTTTTAAATTACCAGCCTCTTGCTTTAAGAATATGCCCGTGTCTTTATTTTTTAACTGTATGTGACTAAATAACTGATTATCTTTTTGTGTCTCAATAATAGTCGCTGATTGCCCTATACGTAAGGTATCTCCTAGTATATCTTTATAGATAACATTCCCTATAAAAGGAGACTTCTTCCCATTGACTTGTGTGATGCCTGAAGGTAGCGACGCTTTTAATTTCCACGTTGAATCTTGAATGGTATTTATAATAGAAAGAGACTTATCACTTGAATCACTCAATGGTGTTTCAGTGTCTTCTGCAGAGATAGTAACCGAACCAAAGTCTAATTTCTCAGCAATATCTTTAAATTTTAATTGCCCTTCGTATTCATAAATAATGGAAAAATCGTCATTTGGTACAGTGTCTGACTTAGTCATTTCTTTATCATGTTGATAAATTTTGTAATCTGACACAATTACAGGATTATACCCTTCATAATTTAAAACTATTTTTTTATCAGAAATTAACTTATTTAAAACTTCTTCTATATTGTCTCCAATGGTTTCTTCATACACATCATTTTCTACTAGTGATTTAGTTTCTAAATCACTATAAATAGGTGTGTCCGTTCCCTTATATACTTGTTTAATAGTCATCTTAACGGTACTAGGCACCAAGGTAACTTTTATTATTTTGGTATAAGAGTTAACCTTTACAGGAATATCATACGTTTTATTTGGCTCCCAGTTGTTACTAGGTATAGTTATCAACATGTTACTTGGATCAGTCGACACATCTGTAATGGTGTTTCCCGATATAGCATATCCCTTTGTATTCCCATAATCCTTTGATAAGACGAACTCTCTTTTCTGACTGTCTGACGCGTTTACCCATGTTAGATAATCGATATCGTAGTCTTTTCCGAAAACATAACCATCTGTAATGTTTTCTCCTTTTGGATGTACAACCACTTTTGTTGATACGAGTGTTTTATTTCCCGCTTCATCAATAACGTTTATACCAATATCATGAACACCTAACTCATTGACCATCTTAGTTCGTTCAGCATCGCTATTGACAAATTCGACTGTCATCTTGTCATTTGTTGTGGTTTCGTCGCTATAAGTGGAAATACCATCCAATGGATTATTTAATTTAGTGGTACTTCCTAAATCAGCTTTTATTAATTTAGGTGTAGCTTTTGGTGGGATGGTATCTTTTACGGTAAATTTGATTTGAGTGGCTAGTCGTTTGTCTGTGTCCACTAAGTCAACAGTACCTATCGTTCCACCTTTAACTGTTGATAAATCCAAGTCTGCAAAGCGCCATGTCCCATCGTCTGTTGTTTGTGTCGTATAAGTCTTTCCATTTAAATTCAATGTTACAGTTGCATTTGACGCTGCTTTATCTAACTTCACGTTTCCTGGTAAATAATAACCTGTTGTACCGCTAAAGGTAGTATCCCCATTATTTAAAAAGGCTTGATCGGATTCATTGATAAATGTCGGATCTAGTACTATCATAGGAAGCTCGACATTATTAGATATACGACTGTAATCGTTTATTTTAAATGTGTCAGGTGTTAATGTCGGATCAGACGAGCTAACGTTATTTGCACTATTTATAGAGAAATTAAGCAATCTCATCCAGTCAACATTTTGCCAAATTCTTGTAGGATTTCCAATCCCTTTATCATCTTTAAGCCAAACACCAATACTTTGATCATATAAATATAAATTAGATTGTGGTGAATCAGGAAAAGCAAAGAAGAAATTACTCCTACCAAAGTAGCGCATATCCAACACATCAGGTTTATAAACATATAAATTAGTATTGTAAGTAAATAATGTCCCATAAGTTGCTGTTTCATTAGTTGATGATACTTTAAACTTGGCTCCTTGATTGACATATATATTTGCTTGACCATTAAACGTACCAGCTTGATTATTATAA contains:
- a CDS encoding WxL domain-containing protein — encoded protein: MKSHNIKNILFGLSLSAIALMTSSVTFAASVNQDATATFNLVAPTETLKLTEASDITFKDATISAEDIVTTNSNDVNISIQELSGNAPGWQLSTKLSHFTGSTKGKQLTGAQLFYPSVTPTTTTSGDTSAILPNTLTTDNAFTGDEKGKIVSSGEDAVNIVTADVGKGYGSWTIQYPTDKIQLKIPAGNLQDTYTATLTYTLTDSPVSH
- a CDS encoding WxL domain-containing protein; amino-acid sequence: MKKIWFCCTLLLSTLIIGETVLAVDMEPKTQKATVNLIENTDPSVSLLEITKASDLNFGSKAIGITDMTLTEEQSPNLVITDIRGDAPGWSLSVSLGEFKDSSNSRVLKGVQLFYPAITLTTSATVDVAERTPETLSTDESFEDSFVKGLRINSSDTPSNKVLIKSVSGKGNGQWTGTYDATHKLELNIPAGNLAGNYESSLTYTLTDGPTI
- a CDS encoding WxL domain-containing protein, whose translation is MKKQVKLISVISLSAIFMASFGTTIMAAEGENAESNATIKAIAGGNTPVKPVNPTDPKDPTKPGPTDPNDGNTTGQTGALQINYLSNLDFGSDIEITSKTVTANVKNDTPRFYQVSDLRGTAAGWKLNVSLGDFVPTDTKNTNKPITGATISFKNGEAVTSNDTVNGSDVDLAKTHDISLSAGNTGVQTLLSADKGTGRGTWLARYTAEAGATDNEHIVFSAPTNSITANTGYKATLTWQLVDGVK
- a CDS encoding WxL domain-containing protein — translated: MKKNIYLSSLLVLGTLFSVSQLTVAEEAQGLNKAGTANVQITAGSDVITPPSTDPYPSTGPMLPVKDLGITSATDLYFDAISLTSTTTTRDALYVKSTGTPITNIGVVDNTDISKDDTVYTPGYSVTDRRGTGAGWNLTLTLGDFIEQNVASDDTEHTLKGAQLSFPEITPNTTKDASHSVAPTSFAKTFDAGGTAKVLMSAAKDQGMGLWEARYNSRALELSDGSTTEKKPIQLSVPGNNYAGQYQATLTWNLSDSPAAPTAE
- a CDS encoding WxL domain-containing protein, producing MKKMLGTLLISSTVLVAGLQTYAVTVEENGQINSEATITVNPGAKEPTKPENPDTPSGETGQSGPLSIDNVIVFNFKDMNLSGRTQKISLKNDGAESIAKRNIQVTDTRGTGAGWNLQIKQSELTDSTTNPGTTNTLRGAYITLNNGSVVAGSDNAVAQDDAGITPTLNEYAPNAENKNSFQKIITAEKGQGMGTFKVFYNKDATGLEKDVADDIQLVVPSGNMIGTYQGTVTWALSDSPSASPVK